A portion of the Paenibacillus marchantiae genome contains these proteins:
- the dnaN gene encoding DNA polymerase III subunit beta: MKISIMKSYLNESIQQVSKAISSRTTIPILSGIKFDVNHQGVTLTASDTDISIQSFIPLEDGDKSVVQVEQPGSVVLPAKFFVEIIKKLPSQEVHMEVKENFNTFISAGATEIQLVGLDPEEFPVLPSIEENQTVSIPGDLLKNMIKQTVFSISTHETTPILTGVLWSLGDNELKFVATDRHRLATRSAMLDNAEGVRFNNVVISGKTLNELSKIVPDQNTLVDIVVADNQVLFKIDRVLFYSRILDGTYPDTSRIIPTSYKTELVLDTKKLSESIDRAYLLSREEKTNIVRMQTMESGSIEISSSSSELGKVREEIEPADFNGEPLKISFNSKYMLDVLKVVESEQLMIAFTGVMSPIILKPLDDSHSLYVILPYRTTN, encoded by the coding sequence ATGAAAATCAGCATAATGAAAAGCTACTTGAACGAATCCATCCAGCAAGTATCCAAAGCCATCTCAAGCCGTACGACGATCCCAATTCTGAGCGGTATCAAATTCGACGTTAATCATCAAGGTGTGACGTTGACAGCAAGCGACACCGATATTTCAATTCAATCCTTCATCCCGCTTGAAGATGGTGATAAAAGTGTTGTTCAGGTGGAACAACCTGGTAGTGTTGTACTGCCAGCCAAGTTTTTTGTCGAGATCATCAAAAAGCTGCCTTCCCAAGAAGTGCACATGGAGGTAAAAGAGAACTTCAACACCTTTATCTCCGCAGGAGCTACCGAAATTCAACTGGTTGGTCTTGATCCAGAAGAATTCCCAGTATTGCCAAGCATCGAAGAGAACCAAACCGTCTCCATTCCAGGAGATTTGCTCAAAAATATGATTAAACAAACCGTATTCTCCATTTCCACACATGAAACTACGCCGATTTTGACAGGTGTACTCTGGAGTTTGGGTGACAATGAACTGAAATTTGTGGCAACTGACCGTCACCGTCTTGCTACTCGTTCAGCAATGCTGGATAATGCAGAAGGTGTGAGATTCAACAATGTGGTGATCTCGGGTAAAACGCTGAACGAACTCAGCAAAATCGTGCCGGATCAAAATACACTTGTGGATATCGTTGTCGCTGACAACCAGGTTTTGTTCAAAATCGACCGTGTTCTGTTCTATTCGCGTATTTTGGACGGAACTTATCCGGATACTTCTAGAATTATTCCGACTTCGTACAAAACAGAACTCGTTTTGGATACAAAAAAATTAAGTGAATCTATCGACCGGGCTTATTTGTTGTCGCGTGAAGAAAAAACAAACATTGTGCGGATGCAAACGATGGAATCCGGATCAATCGAAATTTCTTCAAGCTCTTCCGAGCTGGGAAAAGTAAGAGAAGAGATCGAACCTGCCGACTTTAACGGCGAACCACTGAAAATCTCGTTCAACTCCAAATATATGCTGGATGTGCTGAAAGTGGTGGAGAGTGAGCAGCTGATGATCGCTTTCACTGGTGTCATGAGCCCTATCATCCTGAAACCGCTGGACGACAGTCACAGCTTGTACGTCATATTGCCTTACCGGACGACCAACTAA
- the yaaA gene encoding S4 domain-containing protein YaaA, whose amino-acid sequence MNQVAIRTEYIKLDQFLKLADCIPTGGMAKALLQDGLVRVNKEPEERRGRKLYPGDIVEVDGEGSFEVVAQ is encoded by the coding sequence GTGAACCAAGTAGCGATTCGTACGGAATATATTAAGCTTGATCAATTTTTGAAACTGGCCGACTGCATCCCAACCGGAGGTATGGCCAAAGCATTGCTTCAGGATGGGCTTGTACGTGTGAATAAAGAGCCTGAGGAACGCCGGGGACGCAAGTTATACCCTGGGGATATCGTTGAGGTGGATGGAGAAGGTTCGTTCGAAGTTGTCGCACAATAA
- the recF gene encoding DNA replication/repair protein RecF (All proteins in this family for which functions are known are DNA-binding proteins that assist the filamentation of RecA onto DNA for the initiation of recombination or recombinational repair.): MFVNSIDLQQFRNYEHLRLDSFGPVNLLIGQNAQGKTNLAEAIFVLALTKSHRTSRDKELIRFGEERARLAAEVDKKYGSVKLELSLSQQGKKAKINGLEQRKLSDFVGALNVVMFAPEDLEIVKGTPGVRRRFLDMEIGQVAPGYLYHLQQYQKVLVQRNNLLKQLWGQSASAQTMLEVWNEQLVEHGVKIVKKRKQFIKKLQKWAETIHQGITGGGEVLRLAYLPSFSEAAEEDEAVLMDQFMIKLSQMKEQEIRRGTTLSGPHRDDLSFFINDREVQTYGSQGQQRTTALSLKLAEIELIHEEIGEYPVLLLDDVLSELDPFRQTQLIETFQSKVQTFITATGIESLNVDKLKDASIYHVHAGQVER; this comes from the coding sequence GTGTTTGTAAACAGCATAGATCTGCAGCAATTCCGTAATTATGAACATCTGAGACTAGATTCTTTTGGTCCTGTGAATCTTTTGATCGGGCAAAATGCCCAAGGCAAGACCAATCTTGCAGAAGCCATTTTTGTGCTTGCACTCACTAAGAGCCACCGTACATCCCGCGACAAGGAACTGATTCGTTTCGGTGAAGAACGTGCCAGGCTTGCAGCAGAGGTCGACAAAAAGTACGGATCGGTCAAGCTCGAGCTATCTTTGTCGCAACAAGGCAAAAAAGCAAAGATCAACGGACTGGAACAGCGAAAGCTGAGTGATTTTGTCGGAGCGCTTAATGTGGTGATGTTTGCACCGGAAGATCTTGAGATTGTCAAAGGCACACCGGGGGTCCGCCGCCGGTTTCTTGACATGGAGATTGGACAGGTGGCTCCAGGCTACCTGTATCATCTGCAGCAATATCAAAAAGTGCTCGTCCAGCGTAACAATTTGCTCAAGCAATTATGGGGGCAGAGCGCTTCAGCCCAGACCATGCTTGAGGTGTGGAATGAACAACTGGTGGAGCATGGTGTTAAAATCGTCAAAAAAAGGAAACAATTCATAAAGAAACTGCAAAAGTGGGCTGAAACAATTCATCAGGGCATCACCGGAGGCGGAGAAGTCCTGCGTCTGGCCTATCTTCCTTCCTTCAGCGAAGCCGCTGAGGAAGATGAAGCTGTCTTAATGGACCAATTTATGATAAAATTATCACAAATGAAAGAGCAGGAGATTCGCCGAGGCACAACGCTTAGTGGGCCGCATCGGGATGACCTGTCCTTTTTCATTAACGATCGGGAAGTACAAACGTATGGCTCGCAGGGGCAGCAGCGCACAACGGCGTTGTCCCTTAAACTTGCGGAAATTGAACTGATTCATGAAGAAATCGGAGAATATCCGGTCCTGCTGCTGGACGATGTACTGTCTGAACTGGATCCTTTTCGTCAGACGCAGCTGATCGAAACGTTCCAGAGCAAGGTGCAAACCTTTATTACGGCTACCGGAATCGAGAGCTTAAACGTTGACAAGCTCAAAGATGCCAGTATTTATCACGTTCATGCCGGACAGGTTGAACGCTAA
- the remB gene encoding extracellular matrix regulator RemB, giving the protein MYIHLGGEKIIRSSELVAIFDISIEKSSKISKQYVTHAEQEKTVEHIGEEEAKSIVVTKNIVYYSPISSATLKKRAHIFPDL; this is encoded by the coding sequence ATGTACATTCATCTGGGCGGTGAGAAGATTATCCGATCTTCCGAATTGGTCGCTATTTTTGATATATCGATTGAAAAATCCTCAAAAATTTCCAAGCAGTATGTCACGCATGCCGAGCAGGAAAAAACAGTGGAGCATATTGGTGAAGAGGAAGCCAAGTCCATTGTCGTGACCAAAAACATTGTGTACTACTCGCCTATTTCCTCAGCTACGCTCAAGAAGCGAGCTCACATTTTTCCTGATCTCTAG
- the gyrB gene encoding DNA topoisomerase (ATP-hydrolyzing) subunit B — translation MSMNQPSYGADEIQVLEGLEAVRKRPGMYIGSTSAKGLHHLVWEVVDNSIDEALAGYCDHIEVTIHEDNSVTVVDNGRGIPVGEHAKMKRPALEVVMTVLHAGGKFGGGGYKVSGGLHGVGVSVVNALSEKVVVTVKVDGHVYQQEYRRGVPQYDLKTIGTTEETGTTVTFHPDPEIFTETRVYDYETLLTRIRELAFLNKGIGMTLTDERTGVTNSFLYEGGIIEYVSFLNQKREALHENPIYVEGSRDNIQVEVALQYNDSYTENIYSFANNINTHEGGTHESGFKSALTRIINDYARKAGVIKDSTGNLSGDDVREGLTAIISVKIPEPQFEGQTKTKLGNSEVRGIVESLFAEKLQEFLEENPSVSRRILEKGLQAARAREAARKARELTRRKGALEVSSLPGKLADCSSKDASISELYIVEGDSAGGSAKQGRDRHFQAILPLRGKILNVEKARLDRILGNAEIRAIITAMGTGIGDDFDIAKARYHKIILMTDADVDGAHIRTLLLTFLYRYMRKIIEAGYVYIAQPPLFKIERNKVIRYAGSEKERDEIIATLGENAKFNVQRYKGLGEMNAGQLWETTMDPESRTMLQVSIGDAMLADAMFDTLMGDNVEPRRDFIQENAKYVKNLDI, via the coding sequence ATGTCTATGAATCAACCGTCATATGGTGCAGATGAAATTCAGGTACTTGAAGGGCTGGAAGCCGTACGTAAACGACCGGGGATGTATATTGGTTCCACCAGTGCCAAAGGTCTGCATCATCTCGTTTGGGAAGTAGTGGACAATAGTATTGACGAAGCACTCGCAGGTTATTGTGATCATATCGAAGTTACTATTCATGAAGATAACAGCGTCACTGTAGTCGATAACGGGCGGGGGATTCCTGTCGGCGAACATGCCAAAATGAAACGTCCTGCACTTGAGGTTGTAATGACTGTTCTGCATGCAGGCGGTAAATTTGGCGGTGGCGGGTACAAAGTATCCGGTGGTCTTCATGGTGTAGGTGTATCTGTCGTCAATGCTCTATCAGAGAAAGTTGTTGTTACAGTTAAGGTTGACGGCCATGTGTATCAACAGGAATACCGTCGGGGTGTTCCGCAGTATGATCTGAAAACGATCGGTACAACGGAGGAAACGGGAACAACGGTTACGTTCCATCCGGATCCGGAGATTTTCACGGAAACAAGAGTTTATGACTATGAAACTTTGCTGACTCGTATTCGTGAGCTCGCGTTCCTGAACAAGGGAATTGGTATGACTTTAACCGATGAACGTACAGGTGTAACCAACTCTTTCCTGTATGAGGGCGGTATTATCGAGTATGTCTCCTTCCTGAACCAGAAGCGTGAAGCACTGCATGAAAACCCGATTTATGTAGAAGGATCAAGAGACAACATTCAGGTTGAAGTTGCATTGCAATACAATGACAGCTACACCGAGAATATTTACTCGTTTGCCAACAACATCAACACACATGAGGGCGGAACGCACGAATCCGGATTCAAGAGTGCCCTTACCCGGATTATCAATGATTATGCGCGCAAAGCGGGCGTAATCAAAGACAGCACAGGTAATCTGTCCGGGGATGATGTACGTGAAGGTCTGACAGCGATTATCTCGGTCAAGATCCCTGAACCGCAATTTGAGGGACAGACCAAGACGAAGCTGGGTAACAGTGAAGTGCGCGGAATTGTCGAATCCCTGTTTGCTGAGAAGCTGCAGGAGTTCCTGGAAGAGAATCCTTCCGTATCCCGTCGCATTTTGGAAAAAGGACTGCAAGCTGCCCGTGCACGTGAAGCAGCTCGTAAAGCACGTGAACTGACGCGTCGTAAAGGTGCACTCGAAGTCAGCTCTTTGCCAGGTAAATTGGCCGACTGTTCATCCAAGGATGCTTCAATCAGCGAATTGTACATCGTCGAAGGTGACTCCGCCGGTGGATCAGCGAAGCAAGGACGAGATCGTCATTTCCAAGCGATTTTGCCACTGCGTGGTAAGATTCTGAACGTGGAAAAAGCACGTCTTGACCGGATTTTGGGTAATGCGGAGATCAGAGCGATCATTACCGCAATGGGTACAGGTATTGGTGATGATTTCGATATTGCCAAAGCACGTTATCACAAAATCATTTTGATGACGGATGCCGACGTCGATGGCGCTCACATTCGGACATTGCTTCTGACATTCCTTTATCGCTATATGCGCAAAATCATTGAGGCTGGTTATGTATACATTGCCCAACCGCCATTGTTCAAGATTGAGCGCAATAAAGTGATTCGTTATGCTGGTTCCGAGAAGGAACGCGATGAAATTATCGCAACTCTCGGTGAAAATGCGAAATTCAATGTCCAGCGTTATAAAGGTCTCGGTGAGATGAATGCCGGACAATTATGGGAAACGACGATGGACCCTGAGAGCCGGACCATGCTTCAAGTATCGATCGGCGATGCAATGCTGGCCGATGCCATGTTCGACACCCTGATGGGGGATAATGTTGAACCTCGTCGTGACTTTATTCAGGAAAATGCAAAATACGTGAAAAACCTCGACATCTAA
- a CDS encoding YheC/YheD family protein, which yields MGIQRVSSKWTKTAVLQRSRNVNGYIPVTRQYNRQTLERMTELFESNYIKPDRGTYGNGVMRVKTIRMNPHPITDANTSEISADPLFPSTAEVGAEISAEVPLTTYELRYGTEEKHFHSLDELDLALTERIQKRDYIIQQGIPLMKHDGLPFDLRVLTQKNLQRNWETTGILGRVAAPGKIITNIHGGGRLATFNELVRPHFDQERFQQLRSDLYRLGIHTAVQLQKSFPRLKEIGIDIALDEDGRPWIIEVNTLPGIYAFGLLPDKETYRKIKRYARAYGRLPSKKGKTSRTSPKAQASSTKSRTHR from the coding sequence TTGGGCATCCAGCGTGTCTCCAGCAAATGGACCAAGACAGCTGTGTTACAACGCAGCCGTAATGTGAATGGATATATACCGGTAACACGACAATATAATCGCCAGACCCTGGAACGGATGACTGAATTATTCGAGTCAAACTATATCAAACCGGATCGGGGAACCTACGGCAATGGCGTCATGCGGGTAAAAACCATCCGTATGAATCCACACCCGATTACCGATGCAAACACATCAGAAATCTCTGCTGATCCACTATTCCCTTCCACAGCTGAAGTCGGTGCCGAGATCTCTGCTGAAGTCCCCCTGACAACGTATGAACTTCGATATGGGACGGAGGAGAAACACTTCCATTCCCTCGATGAGCTGGATCTGGCGCTCACTGAACGTATCCAGAAGCGCGACTACATCATTCAGCAAGGCATTCCGCTGATGAAACATGATGGGTTGCCTTTTGACCTGCGGGTACTGACGCAGAAAAATCTACAACGCAATTGGGAAACGACAGGTATCCTGGGAAGAGTTGCTGCACCTGGCAAGATCATCACCAACATTCATGGAGGCGGAAGATTGGCCACCTTTAATGAGTTGGTACGCCCTCATTTTGACCAGGAGCGGTTCCAGCAATTACGCAGTGATCTATATCGTTTAGGCATTCATACAGCGGTACAGCTACAGAAGTCATTTCCAAGACTCAAAGAGATTGGTATCGATATCGCACTGGACGAAGATGGACGGCCATGGATTATTGAAGTCAACACATTGCCGGGTATCTATGCTTTTGGCCTATTGCCTGATAAGGAAACGTACCGAAAGATCAAGCGTTATGCGAGAGCGTACGGCAGATTACCCTCCAAAAAAGGGAAAACATCTCGTACCTCTCCCAAAGCCCAGGCCTCCTCTACCAAAAGCCGCACACATCGGTAA
- the gyrA gene encoding DNA gyrase subunit A codes for MAEEMNSQVKDRDIGVEMRESFMDYAMSIIVSRALPDVRDGLKPVHRRILYAMSELGMTPDKPHKKSARIVGEVIGKYHPHGDSAVYETMVRMAQDFSLRYMHVDGHGNFGSVDGDMAAAMRYTEARLSKIAMEMLRDINKDTIDFQPNYDGEESEPVVLPARFPNLLVNGVGGIAVGMATNIPPHNLGEVIDGVQAMIKNPDITSMELMDYIQGPDFPTSGYILGRSGIRQAYQTGRGSVTMRAKTNIEENNNKARIIVTELPYQVNKARLVEKIAELVRDKKIDGITDLRDESDRNGMRIVIELRRDVNPGVVLNNLYKHTAMQSTFGINMLAIVNKEPKILNLREVLYHYLQHQIEVIRRRTQFELKKAEARAHILEGLRIALDHIDEIIALIRSSSNTDAAREGLIERFSLSHDQAQAILDMRLQRLTGLERERIENEYNELMVKIKEYREILANEHLVLEIISTELQEIRDRFSDDRRTEITVGEESILDEDLIPREEVIITITHTGYVKRLPVSTYRSQKRGGRGVVGMDTKDTDFVEHLFVTNSHNYLMFFTDKGKVYRLKAYEIPELGRTARGTPIINLIQIEQGESVNAVIPVQEFESDKYLFFATRQGVVKKTPLEDYTNIRKGGLIGISLRDDDALIDVKLTDGLQEIIMGTAHGMSIRFSEGNVRSMGRSATGVKGITLDEQDVVIGMDVVDQELDVLIVTAKGYGKRTPVSDYRMQTRGGKGIKTINVTDKNGAVVSLKMVKTEEDLMIITSSGTLIRMSMEGISTMGRYTQGVKLIHIRDEDAVATVSRIDKNEEEPDDEELIEGAEAADSEGLESTLDEDAVSDAEVEGDDSGSEA; via the coding sequence ATGGCGGAAGAAATGAATTCGCAGGTTAAAGATCGGGATATTGGCGTCGAGATGCGTGAATCGTTTATGGATTATGCGATGAGCATTATTGTGAGCCGTGCCTTACCTGACGTGCGTGACGGATTGAAGCCGGTTCACCGGCGTATTCTGTACGCAATGTCCGAGCTAGGCATGACACCCGATAAACCACATAAAAAATCAGCCAGAATCGTCGGCGAAGTTATCGGTAAGTATCACCCACACGGTGACTCTGCCGTATATGAAACGATGGTACGGATGGCACAGGACTTCTCCCTGCGCTACATGCACGTAGATGGACATGGTAACTTTGGATCGGTGGATGGCGATATGGCAGCAGCCATGCGTTATACGGAAGCCCGGTTGTCCAAGATTGCAATGGAAATGCTCAGAGACATCAACAAGGATACGATTGACTTCCAGCCGAACTATGACGGTGAAGAAAGTGAACCTGTCGTTCTGCCAGCTCGTTTCCCTAACTTGCTTGTCAATGGTGTCGGCGGGATTGCGGTAGGTATGGCGACCAACATTCCTCCTCATAACCTGGGAGAGGTAATCGACGGCGTACAGGCCATGATCAAAAATCCGGATATCACTTCCATGGAATTGATGGATTATATTCAAGGGCCAGACTTCCCAACTTCCGGTTATATTTTGGGACGTTCCGGAATTCGCCAGGCGTATCAAACCGGACGTGGTTCAGTAACGATGCGGGCCAAAACCAACATCGAAGAAAACAACAACAAAGCACGGATTATTGTTACGGAACTTCCTTATCAGGTGAACAAGGCAAGACTCGTTGAGAAAATTGCTGAGTTGGTACGTGATAAAAAGATTGATGGTATTACGGATCTCCGTGATGAGTCTGACCGTAACGGTATGCGGATTGTGATTGAGCTTCGCAGAGACGTGAACCCGGGTGTAGTGCTGAACAACCTGTACAAGCATACAGCGATGCAGTCCACCTTTGGGATTAACATGCTCGCGATTGTAAATAAAGAACCTAAGATTCTGAATCTGCGTGAAGTGTTGTATCACTACTTGCAGCATCAGATTGAGGTTATACGTAGACGTACACAATTCGAACTGAAAAAAGCGGAAGCACGCGCGCACATTCTGGAAGGCTTGCGTATCGCGCTGGATCATATCGACGAAATTATTGCGTTGATCCGTTCATCCAGCAATACAGATGCAGCCAGAGAAGGTCTGATCGAGCGTTTCTCACTCAGTCATGATCAGGCTCAAGCTATCCTCGATATGCGTCTGCAACGCCTGACAGGTCTGGAACGTGAGCGCATCGAAAATGAGTATAACGAACTGATGGTCAAAATTAAGGAATATCGTGAAATTTTGGCCAACGAGCACCTGGTGCTCGAAATTATCAGCACGGAGCTGCAAGAAATCCGTGATCGCTTCAGCGATGATCGTCGTACCGAAATCACTGTAGGTGAAGAGAGCATTCTGGACGAGGATCTGATTCCGCGTGAAGAGGTTATCATCACTATTACCCATACAGGCTATGTGAAACGTCTGCCGGTATCCACATACCGCAGTCAGAAGCGTGGCGGACGTGGGGTTGTGGGAATGGACACCAAAGATACCGACTTTGTTGAGCATCTGTTTGTGACCAACTCTCACAATTACCTCATGTTCTTTACCGACAAAGGTAAAGTGTACCGTCTCAAAGCTTATGAGATTCCAGAGCTTGGACGTACAGCACGGGGAACGCCGATTATCAATCTGATTCAGATCGAGCAGGGTGAATCGGTTAATGCCGTGATTCCAGTTCAGGAATTCGAAAGTGACAAGTATCTGTTCTTTGCTACCCGTCAAGGGGTTGTGAAGAAGACACCACTTGAGGATTACACCAATATTCGTAAAGGCGGTCTGATCGGGATCTCCCTGCGTGATGATGATGCCCTTATTGATGTTAAGCTGACAGACGGACTTCAAGAGATCATTATGGGTACAGCTCACGGGATGTCCATCCGATTCTCGGAAGGAAATGTTCGTTCCATGGGACGGAGTGCAACCGGGGTTAAAGGGATTACACTGGATGAGCAGGATGTCGTAATCGGTATGGACGTTGTTGACCAGGAACTGGATGTTCTGATTGTTACAGCCAAAGGTTACGGTAAACGTACGCCTGTCAGCGATTATCGGATGCAGACTCGTGGCGGTAAAGGGATTAAAACCATTAACGTCACAGATAAGAACGGTGCGGTAGTCAGCCTGAAAATGGTTAAGACAGAAGAAGATCTGATGATCATCACTTCCAGCGGTACGTTAATTCGGATGAGTATGGAAGGCATATCCACTATGGGTCGATACACGCAAGGCGTGAAGCTGATTCATATTCGCGATGAAGATGCCGTAGCTACAGTCAGCCGAATTGACAAGAATGAGGAAGAACCAGATGACGAAGAATTGATTGAAGGTGCAGAAGCTGCTGATTCTGAAGGTTTAGAGTCAACTCTTGATGAGGACGCGGTTTCCGATGCTGAAGTTGAGGGCGATGATTCAGGTTCTGAAGCATAG
- a CDS encoding HD-GYP domain-containing protein, with translation MGLITLSEVKPGLKLGNEVQTLRGNVLFQKGKVILPKDVEVLRAFMIHQVDIEQERTGTSTSGSKASSASSVHVANEKNGERAGKGSSTVSAPVLPSLHEEYEKMVGLTKNAFLSSLAAELPVYELRTQLEALFVHLKQYNVLTFSPRVMQEHDYVYHHAVLSAITSYQLAQWMDLPSKDWMQVAFAGLFHDIGNNKVDPQILHKPSTLTASEQAEIRQHTKYGYQVLKQAKAINEGARLAALQHHEKVDGSGYPLQLSGTQIHIYAKIVAIADIFHAMTLEKIYRKAQSPYLVLEQIQSEAFGKLDPAIVNVFVQRSTQIHNGIRVKLSNNQIGEIIFSDRDHPTRPMVSVEGTIINLMQQRQLHIQEVIG, from the coding sequence ATGGGATTAATCACCCTGTCTGAAGTCAAACCAGGACTTAAACTGGGAAATGAAGTGCAAACGCTTCGTGGCAATGTTCTGTTTCAGAAGGGCAAAGTCATTCTGCCCAAAGATGTGGAAGTACTCAGAGCCTTTATGATTCATCAAGTGGACATCGAGCAAGAAAGAACAGGGACAAGCACTTCAGGTTCTAAGGCTTCGTCGGCCTCTTCAGTCCATGTAGCTAATGAAAAGAACGGAGAGCGGGCAGGGAAAGGCAGCAGCACAGTCTCAGCACCTGTCTTACCGTCTCTGCATGAAGAGTATGAAAAGATGGTAGGACTGACCAAAAATGCTTTTCTATCCTCCCTGGCGGCTGAATTACCTGTATATGAGTTGCGTACACAGCTGGAAGCATTGTTTGTTCATCTTAAACAGTATAATGTGCTTACCTTCAGTCCACGAGTGATGCAAGAACATGATTATGTGTATCATCATGCCGTCTTGAGTGCCATAACATCTTATCAGTTGGCCCAGTGGATGGATCTTCCATCCAAAGACTGGATGCAGGTAGCTTTTGCAGGATTGTTCCATGATATTGGTAATAACAAAGTGGACCCACAGATCCTCCATAAACCCTCTACGTTAACTGCGTCAGAGCAGGCAGAGATCCGACAGCATACGAAATATGGCTATCAGGTACTGAAACAGGCGAAGGCCATCAATGAGGGAGCTAGACTTGCAGCATTGCAGCATCATGAAAAAGTGGATGGGTCGGGTTACCCGCTGCAGCTCAGCGGCACGCAGATTCATATCTATGCCAAAATTGTAGCTATCGCTGATATCTTCCACGCCATGACTCTGGAGAAGATCTATCGTAAGGCACAGTCACCGTACCTGGTACTTGAACAAATTCAGAGCGAGGCTTTTGGCAAATTGGATCCTGCCATCGTAAATGTATTCGTTCAGCGTTCCACACAGATCCATAACGGTATCCGAGTGAAGCTTAGCAATAATCAAATTGGTGAGATCATATTCTCTGATCGGGATCATCCTACACGGCCGATGGTATCGGTAGAAGGAACAATCATCAATCTGATGCAGCAAAGGCAGCTACATATTCAGGAAGTCATTGGCTAG